A region from the Cannabis sativa cultivar Pink pepper isolate KNU-18-1 chromosome 9, ASM2916894v1, whole genome shotgun sequence genome encodes:
- the LOC115722120 gene encoding uncharacterized protein LOC115722120 codes for MDFSRISLRPLKLSDANDYLILASDDRVTRYLRWNTITSKEEALTYIEKVAIPHPWRRAICLDDRCIGYVSVKPESGDNKCRAHLSYAVGAGYWGQGIVTTAVKMAITLVFNEFPGLARLEALVEVENSASQRVLEKVGFLKEGM; via the coding sequence ATGGACTTCTCAAGAATTTCCCTTCGTCCATTAAAGCTTTCAGATGCAAATGACTACTTGATATTGGCCAGTGATGACAGAGTCACCCGCTACCTTAGGTGGAACACCATAACATCTAAAGAAGAAGCCTTGACGTACATTGAGAAGGTTGCTATACCTCATCCATGGCGGCGGGCGATATGTTTGGATGACCGTTGCATCGGCTATGTCTCAGTCAAGCCAGAGTCTGGTGACAACAAATGCCGGGCACACCTTAGCTATGCTGTGGGAGCAGGCTACTGGGGCCAGGGTATTGTCACTACGGCAGTAAAGATGGCTATCACTTTGGTGTTTAATGAGTTTCCTGGTTTGGCGAGGCTTGAGGCTTTAGTTGAGGTTGAGAATAGTGCTTCACAAAGGGTACTAGAAAAGGTTGGGTTCTTAAAAGAAGGGATGTAG
- the LOC115723780 gene encoding uncharacterized protein LOC115723780, whose product MVTNYLEINNRPYRTSDVDDFLNIYGGDDRVTRFTIWNSFTSNKEALFYINTCIPHPYCKSICINECSIGFMIIMPRDGDDKFRAEVGYVWAAEHWCQGITTTALKRAISNGFREFPDLI is encoded by the coding sequence ATGGTAACCAATTATTTGGAGATCAATAATCGTCCTTATAGGACCTCAGATGTTGATGACTTCCTCAATATTTATGGTGGTGACGATAGGGTGACAAGGTTCACTATATGGAACAGTTTCACTTCCAATAAAGAAGCACTTTTCTACATCAACACCTGTATTCCCCACCCTTATTGCAAATCCATATGCATCAATGAATGTTCAATCGGATTCATGATCATCATGCCCCGAGATGGCGATGACAAGTTTAGGGCTGAAGTTGGCTATGTCTGGGCTGCTGAGCACTGGTGCCAAGGTATAACAACTACAGCTCTAAAGAGGGCTATTTCTAATGGTTTTAGAGAGTTTCCAGATTTGATCTGA
- the LOC115722118 gene encoding uncharacterized protein LOC115722118: MQESAYNSDHGTCTEGGDGFSKISSINLRPLDLSDIDAFMVWATDKKVPIFCTWEPFTSKEDGINYIRDKVIPHPWFRAICIDNTPIGYVLVTPNSGNDQCRAELGYGLGSKYWGKGIATMAVKIVAETIFKEWPHLERIEALVDVENIGSHRVLEKAGFQREGILRKYFLLKGNCRDMIMFSFLSTDSNTLL; this comes from the coding sequence ATGCAGGAAAGTGCTTACAACTCAGATCATGGAACTTGTACAGAAGGTGGTGATGGTTTCTCAAAGATATCTTCCATCAATCTTAGACCTTTGGATCTTTCTGACATAGATGCTTTCATGGTATGGGCGACAGACAAAAAGGTGCCTATTTTTTGCACTTGGGAACCTTTCACCAGCAAAGAAGATGGCATAAACTACATCAGAGATAAGGTGATCCCTCACCCCTGGTTCAGGGCAATCTGTATTGACAATACCCCAATTGGCTATGTTTTGGTGACACCCAATTCGGGCAATGATCAATGTAGAGCAGAACTCGGTTATGGTCTGGGGTCCAAGTATTGGGGTAAAGGAATTGCAACCATGGCTGTGAAAATAGTTGCTGAGACCATATTCAAAGAGTGGCCACATTTGGAGAGGATTGAAGCTTTGGTAGATGTGGAAAATATAGGTTCTCATAGGGTTCTTGAGAAAGCTGGGTTTCAAAGAGAAGGGATTCTTAGGAAGTACTTCTTGCTCAAGGGAAATTGTAGAGACATGATAATGTTTAGTTTCCTTTCTACCGATTCTAACACTTTACTATAG
- the LOC115722849 gene encoding putative calcium-transporting ATPase 13, plasma membrane-type, with translation MVSSSPILRTAEYCIESFIVLNSKTDLNQYKKKWHSAFVTIYCSRAFTSLFKSSPSRKASYTKIPPSSSHTVVDVKVDNGFEIDQTKLNQLTKDKDVSKLQELGGVDGLAKALKTDAEHGIQSNDGDIAQRVEEFGSNTYRKPPTKSFFHFVWQAFQDLTIVILIVCAALSLGFGMKVHGTKEGWIDGLSIFIAVFLVIGVSAISNYRQNRQFDKLSKVSNNIQIEAIRDGRRQQISIFEIVVGDIVCLKIGDQVSADGLFLEGHSLQVDESSMTGESDHVEVNHKQNPFLFSGTKVVDGYAKMLVTSVGMNTTWGQMMSQINSDSNEQTPLQARLDKLTSAIGKVGLTVALLVLIVLFVRYFTGTTKDEYGNKKFNGSKTKIDDIVNAAVEIIAAAVTIVVVAIPEGLPLAVTLTLAYSMKRMMTDNAMVRKLSACETMGSATTICTDKTGTLTMNQMKVTTFWLGKDSVVENSYSKIAPYVVELFREGIALNTTGSVYRPSLGAEFEISGSPTEKAILSWAVEELNMDMEEVKKSCAILHVEAFNSQKKQSGVSIKRKTDNTRWVHWKGAAEMVLAKCSSYYDASGIVKDLGENEKIVFEKIIQAMAASSLRCIAFAHKQVETTENESLEGNDQTIEEDGLILLGMVGIKDPCRPGVKKAVEACQNAGVHVKMITGDNVFTARAIATECGILKLGQDMSGAVIEGVEFRNYSQEERMEKVDKICVMARSSPFDKLLMVQCLKQKGHVVAVTGDGTNDAPALKEADIGLSMGIQGTEVAKESSDIVILDDNFASVATVLKWGRCVYNNIQKFIQFQLTVNVAALVINFVAAISAGEVPLTAVQLLWVNLIMDTLGALALATEKPTDELMENPPVGRTAPLITNIMWRNLLSQAFYQISILLTLQFRGKLIFNVNENVKDTLIFNTFVLCQVFNEFNARKLEKKNVFKGIHRNKLFLAIIAITIVLQVLMVEFLKKFADTERLNWGQWGACVGLAAMSWPIGWIVKCIPVPERPVFSYIKAITYNKLQFFMHTTKP, from the coding sequence ATGGTCTCAAGTAGTCCTATTTTACGTACAGCAGAGTACTGCATTGAGTCATTCATTGTTCTAAATTCCAAAACTGATCTGAACCAATACAAGAAGAAATGGCATTCTGCTTTTGTTACCATCTATTGTTCCAGAGCTTTCACCTCACTATTCAAATCTTCTCCCTCAAGAAAAGCTAGCTATACCAAAATACCACCCTCGTCTTCCCACACTGTTGTCGATGTCAAGGTAGACAATGGGTTCGAAATCGATCAGACCAAACTCAACCAGCTCACCAAAGACAAAGATGTTTCTAAGCTTCAAGAATTAGGTGGGGTCGATGGCCTAGCCAAGGCTCTCAAAACTGATGCTGAGCATGGAATTCAAAGTAACGACGGAGACATAGCCCAAAGAGTTGAAGAGTTTGGCTCCAACACGTACCGAAAACCGCCTACCAAGAGTTTCTTCCATTTTGTGTGGCAAGCTTTTCAAGATCTTACTATTGTCATTCTTATTGTCTGTGCTGCACTCTCTCTTGGCTTTGGCATGAAAGTGCATGGAACTAAAGAAGGTTGGATTGATggtttaagtatttttattGCTGTTTTTCTTGTCATTGGTGTGTCTGCAATAAGTAACTACAGGCAGAATAGACAGTTCGATAAGTTATCCAAAGTTAGCAACAACATCCAAATTGAAGCCATTAGAGATGGACGTCGCCAACAGATTTCGATATTCGAAATCGTTGTGGGAGATATCGTTTGCTTAAAGATTGGAGACCAAGTTTCGGCTGATGGGTTGTTCTTAGAAGGGCATTCCTTACAAGTTGATGAATCGAGTATGACAGGGGAGAGCGACCACGTAGAAGTTAACCACAAACAGAATCCATTCTTGTTTTCTGGCACCAAAGTGGTTGATGGCTATGCGAAAATGCTCGTAACTTCTGTTGGAATGAACACAACATGGGGACAAATGATGAGCCAAATCAACAGCGATTCAAACGAACAAACACCTTTACAAGCTCGCCTCGATAAGCTTACTTCGGCCATTGGCAAGGTTGGTTTAACAGTTGCTCTCCTTGTTCTCATAGTCTTGTTTGTTCGTTACTTCACGGGGACAACAAAAGATGAATATggaaacaaaaaattcaacgGCAGCAAGACAAAGATTGATGACATAGTGAATGCTGCCGTAGAGATTATAGCAGCGGCAGTCACAATCGTGGTTGTGGCCATTCCGGAAGGTCTTCCACTTGCTGTGACGCTTACACTTGCATATTCAATGAAGAGAATGATGACTGATAATGCCATGGTGAGGAAGCTCTCTGCTTGTGAGACCATGGGATCTGCCACCACCATTTGCACTGATAAAACAGGTACTCTCACTATGAACCAGATGAAGGTCACCACCTTTTGGCTTGGTAAAGATTCTGTCGTTGAAAATTCTTACTCAAAGATTGCACCATATGTGGTAGAATTATTTCGTGAAGGAATAGCTCTTAATACCACTGGTAGTGTATATAGGCCAAGTTTGGGAGCAGAATTTGAAATTTCAGGTAGTCCAACAGAGAAAGCTATACTTTCTTGGGCTGTTGAAGAGTTGAATATGGATATGGAGGAAGTGAAGAAAAGTTGTGCCATTCTTCACGTTGAGGCGTTCAATTCCCAAAAGAAACAGAGTGGGGTATCAATAAAAAGAAAGACAGATAATACAAGATGGGTACACTGGAAAGGTGCTGCAGAAATGGTTTTGGCCAAGTGCTCAAGCTACTATGATGCTTCTGGAATCGTTAAAGATCTTggtgaaaatgaaaaaattgtgtTTGAGAAAATCATTCAAGCAATGGCTGCCAGCAGCCTTAGATGTATTGCTTTCGCACACAAACAAGTTGAAACTACAGAGAATGAAAGCTTAGAGGGAAATGATCAAACGATTGAAGAAGATGGCTTGATTCTATTGGGCATGGTTGGTATTAAGGATCCTTGTCGTCCAGGAGTGAAGAAAGCTGTTGAAGCTTGCCAAAATGCAGGAGTTCACGTCAAAATGATCACAGGTGACAATGTATTCACCGCAAGAGCCATAGCCACAGAGTGTGGAATCCTTAAGCTGGGCCAAGACATGAGTGGAGCAGTTATAGAAGGTGTTGAGTTTAGAAACTACTCACAGGAGGAGAGAATGGAGAAAGTTGACAAAATCTGCGTCATGGCAAGATCGTCTCCTTTCGATAAACTCTTAATGGTACAATGCTTGAAACAAAAAGGTCATGTCGTAGCGGTCACAGGAGATGGCACAAATGATGCTCCAGCATTGAAAGAAGCCGATATCGGACTCTCAATGGGAATCCAAGGCACCGAAGTGGCCAAGGAAAGCTCCGATATTGTTATTTTGGATGACAATTTCGCTTCAGTGGCAACTGTTCTGAAGTGGGGTAGATGCGTTTACAACAACATCCAAAAGTTCATCCAATTCCAGCTGACAGTGAATGTGGCTGCACTTGTGATCAACTTTGTGGCTGCAATCTCAGCAGGAGAGGTTCCGTTAACAGCTGTTCAGCTATTATGGGTGAACTTGATCATGGACACCTTAGGAGCTTTGGCTTTGGCCACAGAGAAGCCCACAGATGAACTCATGGAAAATCCACCTGTGGGTCGAACAGCGCCGCTCATTACCAACATCATGTGGAGAAATCTCTTGAGTCAAGCATTTTATCAAATATCTATTCTTCTTACACTACAATTCAGAGGCAAATTGATATTCAACGTCAACGAGAACGTGAAAGACACTCTGATCTTCAACACTTTTGTTCTCTGCCAAGTTTTCAATGAGTTCAATGCTAGGAAGCTAGAGAAGAAGAACGTGTTCAAAGGAATTCACAGGAACAAACTGTTCTTGGCGATCATCGCCATTACCATTGTTCTTCAAGTGTTGATGGTTGAGTTTTTGAAGAAGTTTGCTGACACAGAGAGGTTGAACTGGGGACAATGGGGCGCGTGTGTTGGACTCGCCGCCATGTCTTGGCCAATTGGTTGGATTGTGAAGTGCATACCTGTTCCTGAGAGACCAGTTTTCAGCTACATCAAAGCCATAACATATAATAagcttcaatttttcatgcacACAACAAAACCTTGA
- the LOC133031237 gene encoding uncharacterized protein LOC133031237 translates to MLYGRKCRSPLHWDELGENKLLGPDAVQHTNEAIQKIRARMITAQSRQKSYADLKRRDIEFKVGDHVFLRVTPRKGLSVKRFGKRGKLSPRYVGPFQILDRVGSVAYRIALPPSLSGVHNVFHVSQLRKYVSDPSHVLSYETLGLQEDLSYNERPVKILDQKDRILRNKTITLVKVLWRNSVVEEATWELESDM, encoded by the coding sequence atgttgtatggaagaAAGTGCAGGTCTCCACTGCATTGGGATGAGTTGGGAGAGAACAAACTCCTAGGGCCAGATGCAGTTCAGCACACCAACGAAGCTATTCAGAAGATCAGGGCTAGAATGATCACAGCGCAGAGCAGACAGAAATCTTATGCGGACCTGAAGCGGAGAGACATTGAGTTCAAAGTGGGTGATCATGTGTTTCTTCGAGTGACACCACGAAAAGGACTCTCGGTGAAGAGATTTGGCAAGAGAGGGAAACTAAGTCCCAGATATGTTGGTCCATTTCAGATATTGGATAGAGTGGGCAGTGTAGCTTATAGAATAGCTTTACCGCCATCATTATCTGGGgtgcataatgtatttcatgtatctCAACTCCGGAAATATGTGTCAGACCCATCGCATGTTTTGAGCTATGAAACACTGGGTTTGCAGGAAGATTTGTCCTACAATGAACGTCCGGTGAAGATTCTTGATCAAAAGGATAGGATTTTGAGAAATAAGACAATTACCCTGGTGAAAGTCCTATGGAGAAACAGTGTGGTTGAGGAAGCTACTTGGGAGCTTGAATCTGATATGTGA